From a single Nostoc edaphicum CCNP1411 genomic region:
- a CDS encoding NAD(P)-dependent oxidoreductase, with the protein MQIQTVGILSPGDMGQAIAAVLNQNGLKTIAALDDRSERTRQLAAAANIQDVGSLTQLVIESDVVLSVLVPTAAAEVAKQVAEVINNAGKQILYVDGNAIAPQKVKRIAQLIESSGATFVDASIIGPPPRVPGRTRIYASGKHANELQQLQNYGLDIRVIGDEVGQASGLKMSYAALTKGLTAISTELLIAAHRLGLDEQLWNEVSSSQPELAAILTRSIPSMTPKAHRWIGEMEEIAETFQELGLTERIFYGAADVYRLVKDTSLGKETPEECDRDRPLRDIITSLSDEAASSVLDKNG; encoded by the coding sequence ATGCAAATCCAAACAGTTGGTATTTTAAGTCCGGGTGACATGGGGCAGGCGATCGCAGCCGTTCTCAATCAAAATGGATTGAAGACCATTGCGGCCCTAGACGATCGCAGTGAACGAACTCGGCAATTAGCAGCCGCAGCCAATATCCAAGATGTGGGTTCTCTCACACAACTGGTAATTGAATCTGATGTGGTGTTATCAGTTTTAGTCCCCACCGCCGCCGCAGAGGTAGCAAAGCAGGTAGCTGAGGTGATAAATAATGCGGGTAAACAGATTCTTTATGTTGATGGTAATGCGATCGCACCCCAAAAAGTAAAACGTATTGCCCAACTGATTGAATCATCTGGAGCAACTTTTGTAGATGCTTCCATCATTGGCCCACCTCCTAGAGTTCCCGGTCGCACTCGCATCTATGCGTCAGGAAAACACGCCAATGAATTGCAACAATTGCAAAATTATGGATTGGATATCCGAGTGATTGGCGATGAAGTTGGCCAGGCTTCTGGATTGAAAATGTCTTACGCCGCCCTCACCAAAGGACTGACAGCGATTAGTACAGAATTATTAATTGCTGCCCATCGTTTAGGTTTGGATGAGCAACTATGGAACGAAGTATCTAGTAGCCAACCAGAACTTGCTGCTATTCTCACCCGTTCTATTCCATCGATGACACCAAAAGCACATCGTTGGATAGGGGAAATGGAAGAGATTGCCGAAACCTTTCAAGAGTTAGGTCTGACTGAGCGGATTTTTTACGGAGCAGCCGATGTTTACCGCTTAGTGAAAGATACCTCTTTGGGTAAGGAAACACCAGAAGAGTGCGATCGCGATCGCCCATTAAGAGACATCATTACTAGTCTTTCCGATGAAGCAGCATCGAGTGTATTAGACAAAAATGGCTGA
- a CDS encoding GNAT family N-acetyltransferase, with product MKAVIRLVNENDVLQMLAIYQPIVRETAISFEVEPPSETEFQQRIKSYQQQMPWLVCEINQEVVGYAYARPYHTRTAYQWSVESSVYVSANYRRKGIAKALYTSLLKLLRLQGFYNVVAAIALPNQPSLAVHEAVGFAPVGVLRRVGYKFSRWHDVGYWQLSLQSEQSFLTDGESINPPLSVSEIQKLPLWDEALTTGLLLLRI from the coding sequence GTGAAAGCAGTAATCAGACTAGTCAATGAAAACGATGTTCTACAAATGCTGGCGATTTATCAGCCAATCGTGCGGGAAACGGCAATTTCCTTTGAAGTAGAACCACCCAGTGAAACAGAGTTTCAACAACGGATCAAGAGCTATCAACAGCAGATGCCTTGGCTCGTTTGCGAAATTAATCAAGAGGTTGTAGGCTACGCCTATGCTAGACCCTACCATACCCGTACTGCTTATCAATGGTCTGTGGAATCATCTGTGTACGTCAGTGCGAATTATCGCAGAAAAGGAATTGCTAAAGCTTTATATACTTCTTTGTTGAAATTGCTGCGACTCCAAGGATTTTATAACGTTGTGGCCGCTATCGCTTTACCCAATCAACCAAGTTTAGCTGTACATGAAGCTGTTGGTTTTGCGCCTGTAGGTGTCTTACGTCGAGTTGGATATAAATTTAGTCGGTGGCACGATGTAGGATATTGGCAATTATCTCTCCAATCAGAGCAATCTTTCTTGACTGATGGCGAATCTATAAATCCACCTCTTTCTGTGTCAGAAATACAGAAATTGCCTTTGTGGGATGAAGCTTTAACAACTGGGCTGTTGCTACTTCGGATTTAA
- the pyrE gene encoding orotate phosphoribosyltransferase — protein MDKAIFFSKVKLMGSFLNRSETEIVKSEIAKQIYTVSHLVGSFQLRSGRISNEYFDKYQFEADPILLNAIVKQMLTLIPSDIEVLAGLELGGIPIVTLLSHYSGLPAVFVRKEAKKYGTSRLAEGVQINNRKVLIVEDVVTSGGQIVISANQLRQLGAQIDYVLCVIDREEGVIDKLLAEGITLLSLLKRSDFPN, from the coding sequence TTGGATAAAGCAATTTTTTTTAGCAAGGTAAAATTAATGGGAAGTTTTCTAAACCGCTCTGAAACCGAAATAGTTAAAAGCGAAATAGCAAAGCAAATTTATACAGTTTCACATCTAGTTGGGTCGTTTCAACTTCGCTCTGGACGAATATCAAATGAGTACTTTGACAAGTATCAATTCGAGGCAGATCCAATTTTACTTAATGCTATTGTTAAGCAGATGCTTACTCTTATTCCAAGCGATATCGAAGTACTTGCAGGTCTTGAACTGGGTGGCATTCCGATAGTGACACTCTTATCACATTACTCTGGCTTACCTGCTGTATTCGTGAGAAAAGAGGCGAAAAAGTATGGAACTTCTCGATTAGCTGAAGGTGTACAGATTAATAATCGAAAGGTACTGATTGTAGAAGATGTAGTAACTTCTGGTGGTCAAATCGTTATCTCTGCCAATCAACTGCGTCAACTTGGCGCTCAAATTGATTATGTACTCTGCGTGATCGACCGCGAGGAAGGTGTTATTGATAAACTCTTAGCGGAAGGTATCACACTGCTTTCTCTATTAAAGCGGAGTGATTTTCCTAATTAA